A stretch of DNA from Betaproteobacteria bacterium:
CAGGAGCCCGACACCATGCTGAGCGCCATCCGCGAATTCTTCGACAAGCACCTCGGTACCGCCGCAGCGCAGGAGGACGAGGGTCAGCGCATCCGCATCGCCACCGCCGCGCTGCTGACGGAGATGGCGCGCATGGATGGCGAAGTGGAAGAAGCCGAGAGGGCGGCGGCGCTTTCCGCGGTGCGCGAGAAATTCGCCCTCACGCAGGACGAGGCGGCCACCCTGATCGCGCTGGCGGAAGAGGAAGTGCGGCAGGCGCCGGACTACTTCCAGTTCACCTCGCTCATCAACAAGCAATTCACGCCCGAACAGAAGGTCCGCGTGATCGAGCACATGTGGGCGATCGCCTATGCGGACGCCGAGTTGACCCGCTACGAGGAGCACCTCGTGCGCAAGATCGCCGACCTCTTGTACGTGCCGAACGCGACCGTGGTCGCGGCCAAGATCAAGGCGCGCGACGGCGCGCCGCGCTGACGATCAGCCCTTCGTCGTGCGATCCAGCCACAGGCGCGTGGCGGTCAGCGGCAGGCTCGCCAGCACGCTCGCCAGGTCTGCGTTCGACAGCCGCGTGACGAAGGCCCGGCTGTCCGCCCAGGAGAGCCAGCGGTAGGGCCACTCGCCCGCCATCTGCGCGAAGAACCGCCCGAGCAGCACGGCGTCGATGCAGGCGCGGTCGGCGCCGATATCCGCGATCACGCCCTCCAGGGTATGCAGCATCTTGCGCATGAGCAACATCTCGGCGTCGAAGCGCACTCCGACCTGCACCGCGTTGTCGAGCAGATCGGTGAGCCATAGCAGGCCCGGCAGCCGCGCTTCCCGCAGTTGTGCGAGGGCGGCGTGGATTACGGGCAGCACGGCCTCCGTGTCGATCTCGGGGCGCGCTGAGAGCACGGTGAGCGCGGCGACGATGCGTGGCGCATCGAGCATGAGGGCGCCGAGCACGATCTGCACGAAGGCGATCCGGCGCGACTCCGACAACGTCGTCACCAGACTCCAGTCGAGAATTGCGAGCCGCCCGTCGTACGCGAGCAGGAGATTGCCGGCATGCGGATCGCCGTGAAAGAGGGCCTCGTCGCCCGCTGACAGGATCGGCCGCGCGAGCAGGCCGGTCACCACGAGCTCTGCCACGGCGCGGCGGCTGCCCTCGTCCGCGAAGTCGTGGTCGGTGACCTTCTCGCCGCGCACGCGCTCCATCGCGGTCACGCGCGGCGTGCAGAAATCGAACAGCGTCGGGATCTGGATCTGCGGCTCGCCCGCGTATGCCGCCTGCGCGAGCGCGAGATGACGCTGCTCGAGATCGAGCCGCAGTTCATGCCGCAAGCGCTCGGCCAAGCCTTCGAACGCTTCCTCGTAGTCCAGGCGG
This window harbors:
- a CDS encoding AarF/ABC1/UbiB kinase family protein, which translates into the protein MTDWNLLIDEADIGSVLPEAYAHYRRPIKRALTVFLEGLPEAHQEAVLLDQALLLPTASVAERLARLARSCPALHKLGQTLARDRRLLPELRTQLQRLESLPPSVPLKELRRTLTRELGRLDRLGVVLEPPALAEASVATVVPFRHGDREGVFKILKPGIEERLEQELALMQRVGAYLDEECEALGIPRLDYEEAFEGLAERLRHELRLDLEQRHLALAQAAYAGEPQIQIPTLFDFCTPRVTAMERVRGEKVTDHDFADEGSRRAVAELVVTGLLARPILSAGDEALFHGDPHAGNLLLAYDGRLAILDWSLVTTLSESRRIAFVQIVLGALMLDAPRIVAALTVLSARPEIDTEAVLPVIHAALAQLREARLPGLLWLTDLLDNAVQVGVRFDAEMLLMRKMLHTLEGVIADIGADRACIDAVLLGRFFAQMAGEWPYRWLSWADSRAFVTRLSNADLASVLASLPLTATRLWLDRTTKG
- a CDS encoding TerB family tellurite resistance protein, encoding MLSAIREFFDKHLGTAAAQEDEGQRIRIATAALLTEMARMDGEVEEAERAAALSAVREKFALTQDEAATLIALAEEEVRQAPDYFQFTSLINKQFTPEQKVRVIEHMWAIAYADAELTRYEEHLVRKIADLLYVPNATVVAAKIKARDGAPR